The proteins below come from a single Haladaptatus paucihalophilus DX253 genomic window:
- a CDS encoding cbb3-type cytochrome c oxidase subunit I, with translation MNLLGEAAAGVGLGLTLVAAALLLARSINIKEAIKPKQTPKTDGGYVSGFPAGYGKPTGLVRWLTTVDHKDIGLLYLLFGSVAFFWGGMDAMMIRTELFTPEVDVWNATTYNGLFTMHGLTMLFFFATPILFGFANYFLPLLIGADDMAFPRINAIAFWLLPAAFLLVRFGLISDIFGNVIQPVLGNAAAEPFFRLEPPTTGWTMYTPLSSQQTNPMINVMLLGLHLSGLSTTMGAINIIATTFTQKEVEWAELDIFSWTLLTMSGLILFAFPLLGSAIIMLLFDRVFSTTFFALSGGGPLLWQNLFWFFGHPEVYILVLPPMGLISLILPRFAGRKLFGFKFVVYSTLAIGVLSFGVWAHHMFTTGMDPRLRASFMAVSLAIAVPSAVKVFNWISTMWNGNIRLTAPMLFCIGSIATFIIGGVTGVFLASIPIDLMLHDTYYVVGHFHLIIMGLIPFAMFAAVYYWFPIFTGRMYNQFLAKVHFWITFVGVMLTFNTIIVLGMMGLPRRYASYPPQFAFLQQVATVGAFIIALGTLVWVWNMLQSYRNGPIVTDADVWNLKEYGFFSREWQWFEERLE, from the coding sequence ATGAATCTCCTCGGAGAAGCCGCGGCCGGTGTCGGACTCGGACTCACACTGGTCGCCGCCGCGCTCTTGCTCGCTCGTTCGATAAACATCAAAGAAGCAATCAAACCCAAGCAGACGCCGAAGACCGACGGCGGCTACGTCAGCGGATTTCCGGCCGGGTACGGAAAACCGACCGGTCTCGTCCGGTGGCTGACGACCGTCGACCACAAGGATATCGGCCTGCTCTATCTGCTGTTCGGAAGCGTCGCGTTCTTCTGGGGTGGCATGGACGCGATGATGATTCGGACGGAGCTGTTCACGCCGGAAGTGGACGTGTGGAACGCCACGACCTACAACGGCCTGTTCACCATGCACGGCCTGACGATGCTGTTTTTCTTCGCCACGCCCATCCTATTCGGATTTGCGAACTACTTCCTTCCCCTCCTCATCGGCGCGGACGACATGGCGTTCCCGCGCATCAACGCCATCGCCTTCTGGCTCCTCCCGGCGGCGTTCCTGCTGGTCCGATTCGGCCTCATCTCCGACATCTTCGGGAACGTCATTCAACCCGTACTCGGAAACGCGGCCGCAGAGCCGTTCTTCAGGCTCGAACCGCCGACGACGGGGTGGACGATGTACACGCCGCTTTCGAGCCAACAGACGAATCCGATGATCAACGTGATGCTCCTCGGTCTCCACCTCTCCGGCCTCAGCACCACGATGGGAGCCATCAACATCATCGCGACGACGTTCACGCAGAAGGAGGTGGAGTGGGCCGAACTCGACATCTTCTCGTGGACGCTCCTCACGATGAGCGGCCTCATCCTGTTCGCGTTCCCGCTGCTCGGCAGCGCCATCATCATGCTGCTGTTCGACCGCGTGTTCAGCACGACGTTCTTCGCGTTGAGCGGTGGCGGGCCGCTCCTCTGGCAGAACCTCTTCTGGTTCTTCGGGCACCCGGAGGTGTACATCCTCGTCCTCCCGCCGATGGGGTTGATAAGCCTCATCCTGCCGCGCTTCGCGGGCCGGAAGCTGTTCGGGTTCAAGTTCGTCGTCTACTCGACGCTCGCTATCGGCGTTCTCTCGTTCGGCGTTTGGGCGCATCACATGTTCACGACCGGGATGGACCCGCGCCTCAGGGCGAGCTTTATGGCGGTGTCGCTGGCCATCGCGGTGCCCAGCGCCGTCAAGGTCTTCAACTGGATTTCCACGATGTGGAATGGGAACATCCGCCTGACGGCACCGATGCTGTTCTGCATCGGGTCAATAGCGACGTTCATCATCGGGGGCGTGACGGGCGTCTTCCTCGCCTCGATTCCCATCGACCTCATGCTCCACGACACCTACTACGTCGTCGGCCACTTCCATCTCATCATCATGGGGCTGATTCCGTTCGCCATGTTCGCGGCGGTCTACTACTGGTTCCCCATCTTCACCGGTCGAATGTACAATCAGTTCCTCGCAAAGGTCCATTTCTGGATCACGTTCGTCGGCGTCATGCTGACGTTCAACACCATCATCGTCCTCGGCATGATGGGGCTACCGCGTCGTTACGCGAGTTACCCGCCGCAGTTCGCGTTCCTCCAGCAAGTCGCCACCGTCGGCGCGTTCATCATCGCGCTCGGCACGCTGGTCTGGGTGTGGAACATGCTCCAGTCCTACCGGAACGGACCCATCGTCACCGACGCGGACGTGTGGAACCTGAAGGAGTACGGCTTCTTCTCCCGCGAGTGGCAGTGGTTCGAGGAACGGTTGGAGTAG
- a CDS encoding DUF6789 family protein, producing the protein MSQEVAGFDDDSGLPPAVVEGIQTFKAGVVSTAVMLFIFLVSEAETDFNLGVPAAIAKFVGMDGEPYLGFAVFVVAGVVVWPLLFAAIEDRFKAIPGGDDIGVRGILFALLLWVAFLGLGSAGLQLEGAFFFLYIVFSLLAHLAYGYSLGVFYGRFTR; encoded by the coding sequence ATGTCACAGGAAGTCGCCGGATTCGACGACGATTCCGGTCTGCCGCCCGCCGTCGTAGAGGGGATTCAGACGTTCAAGGCGGGAGTCGTGAGTACCGCTGTCATGCTGTTCATCTTTCTCGTTTCGGAGGCGGAAACCGACTTCAATCTGGGCGTTCCGGCCGCGATAGCGAAGTTCGTCGGAATGGACGGCGAACCCTACCTCGGGTTCGCCGTCTTCGTCGTCGCCGGTGTCGTCGTTTGGCCCCTGCTGTTCGCGGCGATAGAGGACCGATTCAAAGCGATTCCGGGCGGCGACGACATCGGCGTTCGCGGCATCTTGTTCGCGCTCCTGCTGTGGGTGGCGTTCCTCGGCCTGGGGTCGGCGGGACTCCAACTGGAGGGCGCGTTTTTCTTCCTCTACATCGTCTTCAGCCTGCTCGCACACCTCGCCTACGGCTACTCGTTGGGGGTCTTCTACGGCAGATTCACGCGATAA
- a CDS encoding aldo/keto reductase, whose translation MTLENESDTFDIGGELTVNRLGYGAMRLTGEDIIGRPDDEEEARRVLHEVVSTGTNFIDTADSYGPAVSERLIGEALHPYPSDLVVATKGGLWRDDRDGSWPKCGEPGYIRNAILGSLDRLKVDTIDLYQYHRPDPDVPFEDAVNTFAELKDEGKVRHVGLSNVSVEQLEEARDIVDIATVQNRYNVGNREHEDVLEACEEYDIGFIPWFPLGAGDLGDKADVLDDIAADHGASDRQIALAWLLHHSPVTLPIPGTSSVDHLHENVAASHIDLTDDEMAHLD comes from the coding sequence GTGACACTCGAAAACGAAAGCGACACGTTCGACATCGGCGGCGAACTGACGGTCAACCGACTCGGCTACGGCGCGATGCGTCTCACCGGCGAGGACATCATCGGACGTCCCGACGACGAGGAGGAAGCGCGCCGCGTCCTGCACGAGGTCGTCTCGACCGGGACCAATTTCATCGACACCGCGGACTCCTACGGCCCGGCCGTGAGCGAGCGGCTCATCGGAGAGGCGCTCCACCCCTACCCGTCCGACCTCGTGGTCGCAACGAAGGGCGGCCTCTGGCGCGACGACCGCGACGGTTCGTGGCCGAAGTGCGGCGAACCGGGATACATCAGAAACGCCATTCTCGGCAGCCTCGACCGGCTCAAGGTAGACACTATCGACCTCTATCAGTACCACCGACCCGACCCCGACGTCCCCTTCGAAGACGCCGTGAACACGTTCGCGGAACTGAAAGACGAGGGGAAGGTCCGACACGTCGGCCTGAGCAACGTCTCCGTCGAGCAGTTGGAGGAAGCGCGCGACATCGTGGATATCGCCACGGTGCAGAACCGGTACAACGTCGGCAACCGCGAACACGAGGACGTGCTCGAAGCCTGTGAGGAGTACGACATCGGCTTCATCCCGTGGTTCCCGCTCGGGGCGGGCGACCTCGGCGACAAAGCCGACGTGCTCGACGATATCGCGGCGGACCACGGCGCCTCGGACCGACAGATAGCGCTTGCGTGGCTCCTCCATCACTCGCCGGTCACGCTGCCGATTCCGGGCACGTCGAGCGTGGACCACCTCCACGAGAACGTCGCGGCGTCGCACATCGACCTCACGGACGACGAGATGGCGCACCTCGATTGA
- a CDS encoding protein kinase domain-containing protein, which produces MARFDSDEREVRVRQERERAPVHSARDVSDLIVSLGADDAKRRASAAWTLAEVAANDPERVPVPDLTQAITDDDQWVRRGATWALAEVAQADPRSVKPTMEHVSDLVEDGDPLVRENAVVAVAGVVEEYPRTAEPVFDSLLELRDEGNGTIRRYATEALQHISNALSGATLDGDPVVISVADPDVAALFPPGANVVQFGTADTESGKLRIDPASAIDEDPTPHQTSQRTVGSGSGPPSPDDIESPRSLPVEYEDFEKLRSVGRSPLVTAHHARAATPREQHAMTTLFTLRSDRREEPLVESFFDAIDRWEAIDDHDHVLTVRALGDEPPWVATEFTGGGTLADHFDAGLDASLWFAHSIVRTVSHAHAVGVVHGGLCPPSIRFTRTFGSTWPVPKVGDWGLADVMTEFDLSPVPPTYATPEHLDPESFGGIDHSTDVYGLGAVLYALFTGDAPVAGDPHLVVKRVTADDPPTPTDVNPDLPTELDGLLERALAKRKPNRYETVDDVRVALEHVIDATSPELMGRIY; this is translated from the coding sequence ATGGCACGGTTCGACTCCGACGAGCGCGAAGTGCGGGTACGGCAGGAGCGTGAGCGTGCGCCCGTGCATTCGGCACGGGACGTTTCCGACCTCATCGTTTCGCTCGGTGCCGACGATGCGAAACGACGCGCGAGCGCCGCGTGGACCCTCGCGGAGGTCGCGGCCAACGACCCCGAACGCGTTCCCGTTCCCGACCTCACGCAGGCCATCACCGACGACGACCAGTGGGTACGACGCGGTGCGACGTGGGCGCTCGCGGAGGTCGCACAAGCGGACCCGAGAAGCGTCAAACCGACCATGGAGCACGTCTCCGATTTGGTCGAAGACGGTGACCCGCTGGTGCGCGAAAACGCCGTCGTCGCCGTTGCGGGCGTCGTCGAGGAGTATCCGCGGACCGCGGAACCGGTGTTCGATTCCCTGCTCGAACTCCGGGACGAGGGGAACGGGACTATCCGTCGGTACGCGACCGAGGCGCTACAGCACATCTCCAACGCGCTCTCGGGGGCGACGTTGGACGGCGACCCGGTCGTCATCAGCGTGGCCGACCCGGACGTGGCGGCGCTGTTCCCGCCCGGTGCCAACGTCGTCCAGTTCGGGACGGCCGACACGGAATCCGGGAAACTCCGCATCGACCCCGCCTCGGCGATCGACGAGGACCCGACGCCTCATCAGACGTCCCAGCGAACCGTCGGTTCCGGGTCCGGGCCGCCGTCCCCCGACGACATCGAATCGCCGCGTTCGCTCCCTGTCGAGTACGAGGACTTCGAGAAACTGCGGTCGGTCGGTCGCTCCCCGCTCGTCACCGCGCATCACGCGCGCGCCGCGACCCCCCGCGAGCAACACGCCATGACGACCCTGTTCACGCTGCGCTCGGACCGCAGGGAGGAACCGCTGGTCGAGTCGTTCTTCGACGCGATAGACCGCTGGGAGGCCATCGACGACCACGACCACGTGCTGACGGTCCGGGCACTCGGCGACGAACCGCCGTGGGTCGCGACGGAGTTCACGGGCGGCGGCACGCTCGCCGACCACTTCGACGCCGGACTGGACGCCTCGCTTTGGTTCGCTCACAGCATCGTCAGGACGGTTTCACACGCTCACGCGGTCGGCGTCGTTCACGGCGGCCTCTGTCCACCTTCGATTCGGTTCACGAGGACGTTCGGTTCGACGTGGCCCGTCCCGAAAGTCGGGGACTGGGGACTCGCCGACGTGATGACCGAGTTCGACCTGTCGCCCGTCCCGCCGACCTACGCGACACCGGAGCACCTCGACCCCGAGTCGTTCGGCGGTATCGACCACTCGACCGACGTGTACGGTCTCGGGGCGGTTTTGTACGCCCTTTTCACCGGCGATGCGCCCGTCGCGGGCGACCCCCATCTCGTCGTGAAACGGGTCACCGCGGACGACCCGCCGACGCCGACCGACGTGAATCCCGACCTTCCGACGGAACTGGACGGTCTCCTCGAACGCGCGCTGGCGAAACGGAAACCGAACCGCTACGAGACGGTCGACGACGTTCGAGTCGCGCTCGAACACGTCATCGACGCTACTTCTCCAGAACTGATGGGTCGAATATATTAA
- the dhaK gene encoding dihydroxyacetone kinase subunit DhaK: MKKLINEPSAVVDEMLDGMVAAHPDEVRRLEDSNVLVRRDAPVEGKVAVVSGGGSGHEPTHAGYLGPGMLDGAAAGEVFTSPTADEVSEMVQACDGGEGVLMVIKNYEGDVMNFETAGELAEMESDVDVAKVVVNDDVAVEDSLYTSGRRGVCGTIFVHKVAGAMADEGGDLDDVQRVAQKVIDNVATMGTALTSCITPEKGEPTFDLGEDEIELGIGIHGEPGVERVEMMSADEITERLTENVLDDLDPDEGAEVATIVNGMGGTPLSELYIVNRKLQSMLDDRGLETWDAWVGDYMTSLDMQGCSVTVLVLDDELKELLAHPVETPALTVT; this comes from the coding sequence ATGAAGAAACTCATCAACGAACCGTCGGCGGTCGTGGACGAGATGCTGGACGGGATGGTCGCGGCACATCCCGACGAAGTGCGGCGGCTCGAGGACTCGAACGTGCTCGTTCGACGCGACGCGCCGGTCGAGGGGAAAGTCGCGGTCGTGAGCGGCGGCGGGAGCGGCCACGAACCGACGCACGCGGGGTATCTCGGGCCGGGGATGTTGGACGGCGCGGCGGCGGGCGAGGTGTTCACCTCGCCGACCGCCGACGAGGTGAGCGAGATGGTACAGGCCTGTGACGGCGGCGAGGGCGTCCTCATGGTCATCAAGAACTACGAGGGCGACGTGATGAACTTCGAGACGGCGGGGGAGCTAGCCGAGATGGAATCCGACGTTGACGTCGCCAAAGTCGTCGTCAACGACGACGTGGCGGTCGAGGATTCGCTGTACACCTCCGGACGGCGCGGCGTCTGTGGTACCATTTTCGTCCACAAGGTCGCGGGCGCGATGGCCGACGAGGGCGGCGATTTGGACGACGTACAACGCGTCGCCCAGAAGGTCATCGACAACGTGGCGACGATGGGCACCGCGCTGACCTCCTGTATCACGCCGGAAAAGGGCGAACCGACGTTCGACCTCGGCGAGGACGAAATCGAACTCGGCATCGGGATTCACGGCGAACCGGGCGTCGAACGCGTCGAGATGATGTCCGCGGACGAGATAACGGAGCGACTGACCGAAAACGTCCTCGACGACCTCGACCCCGACGAGGGTGCCGAAGTCGCTACCATCGTCAACGGGATGGGCGGGACGCCGCTGTCGGAACTGTACATCGTGAACCGAAAGCTCCAGTCGATGTTGGACGACCGGGGACTGGAGACGTGGGACGCGTGGGTCGGCGACTACATGACCTCGCTCGACATGCAGGGCTGTTCCGTGACGGTGCTGGTGCTGGACGACGAGTTGAAGGAGTTGCTGGCGCATCCGGTGGAGACGCCCGCGCTGACGGTGACGTAG
- the dhaL gene encoding dihydroxyacetone kinase subunit DhaL: MADTATEREAVRSAIERVAARMEEEKEYLTDLDSAIGDADHGANMDRGFQAVLEKTDGMDDADAAELVKTVGVTLISEVGGAAGPLYGGSFMSASAELGDGITAESTVAFAEAFLDKVQDRGDAPVGAKTMVDALTPAVHTYKKSIEEDDLEPVEALTKAVDACQRGVNFTTPIRAKKGRASYLGWRSVGHQDPGATSTLCIVEELQETAVEYLGDGSLEADATSPTVPDEEPTPGDGGPEGV; this comes from the coding sequence ATGGCTGACACAGCAACGGAGCGGGAGGCGGTGCGTTCCGCAATCGAGCGCGTCGCGGCGCGGATGGAAGAAGAAAAGGAGTACTTGACCGACCTCGACTCGGCCATCGGTGACGCCGACCACGGCGCGAACATGGACCGCGGGTTTCAGGCCGTCCTCGAAAAGACGGACGGGATGGACGACGCCGACGCCGCCGAACTCGTGAAAACGGTCGGCGTGACGCTCATCTCGGAGGTCGGCGGGGCCGCCGGACCGCTATACGGCGGGTCGTTCATGAGCGCCAGCGCGGAGTTAGGAGACGGCATCACGGCCGAATCGACGGTGGCCTTCGCCGAGGCGTTCCTGGATAAAGTGCAGGACAGGGGCGACGCGCCGGTCGGCGCGAAGACGATGGTTGACGCGCTGACGCCCGCCGTCCACACCTACAAGAAGTCCATCGAGGAAGACGACCTCGAACCCGTCGAGGCGCTGACGAAGGCCGTCGATGCGTGCCAACGCGGCGTGAACTTCACGACGCCCATCCGGGCGAAGAAGGGCCGAGCGTCGTACTTGGGGTGGCGGTCGGTCGGCCATCAGGACCCCGGCGCGACGAGCACCCTGTGCATCGTCGAGGAACTGCAGGAGACGGCGGTCGAGTACCTCGGCGACGGGAGTCTCGAAGCGGATGCGACGTCGCCGACGGTGCCGGACGAGGAACCGACGCCCGGCGACGGCGGACCGGAGGGGGTCTGA
- the dhaM gene encoding dihydroxyacetone kinase phosphoryl donor subunit DhaM — translation MVGLVVVSHSERAAEGIREVAAEMAGDVSIEAVGGDPDGGLGTSTPVIQEALDALADEKGVVVLVDLGSAVMNTELAIEMADVEAEIADAPILEGAVNAAVAATSPKATVESVLEAAEEAAEISKL, via the coding sequence ATGGTCGGCCTCGTCGTCGTCTCCCACAGCGAACGCGCCGCGGAAGGAATTCGAGAGGTCGCGGCCGAGATGGCGGGCGACGTATCCATCGAGGCGGTCGGGGGCGACCCGGACGGCGGCCTCGGAACGAGCACGCCGGTGATTCAGGAGGCGTTGGACGCGCTCGCCGACGAGAAGGGCGTCGTCGTCCTCGTCGATTTGGGAAGCGCGGTGATGAACACGGAACTCGCCATCGAGATGGCCGACGTGGAGGCCGAAATCGCCGACGCACCGATTCTCGAAGGCGCGGTCAACGCGGCGGTCGCGGCCACGAGTCCGAAGGCGACCGTCGAATCCGTACTCGAAGCGGCGGAAGAAGCGGCGGAGATTTCGAAGCTGTAA
- the ptsP gene encoding phosphoenolpyruvate--protein phosphotransferase: MTTELSGTGVTPRAGVGRVVWYRGTTDLGDPPDPTTVDPEEELAVFESAQEAAHEELERERERTRDRLGEDEAEIFDAHRAFLDDPEITGGIEAAIENGLPAPHAIRRAFEDPIARFENLEGSMAERADDLRDVRDRLLRLVTDGDRTDLGDLPNGSILVAERLTPSDTAQLDPDVLAGFATIFGGRTSHAAIFARSLGIPAVVGVGDELAQVGDGRELLVDGEDGTVVIDPDDDARSRISDAEASVVAEHVSTADGREIEVAANVGTLAELDAAAEQGADGIGLFRTEFLFLDRDAPPDEQEQYEAYTAALTAFPGERVVVRTLDVGGDKPIPYLDAHAEENPFLGVRGIRRSLASDSNLFDTQLRALLRAAGDDEDADGSLAVMFPLVATVEELDAALSRVESVAEELAAEGIDYAIPELGVMIETPGSVFAAEALAKRVSFLSIGTNDLTQYVMAASRENDRTADLHDPLYPAVLRAIRRTVTAGHDGDAWVGMCGEMAGDPDLTELLVGLGLDELSMSAITVPDVKANVREVDADDAREHAERILDAETRAEVRRLLSAESSA; this comes from the coding sequence GTGACGACCGAACTTTCGGGAACAGGGGTGACGCCGCGCGCCGGCGTCGGCCGGGTCGTCTGGTATCGCGGGACGACCGACTTGGGCGACCCGCCCGACCCGACGACCGTCGACCCCGAGGAGGAACTCGCGGTGTTCGAATCGGCCCAGGAAGCCGCCCACGAGGAACTCGAACGGGAGCGGGAACGAACGCGCGACCGCCTCGGCGAGGACGAGGCCGAAATCTTCGACGCACACCGGGCGTTTCTGGACGACCCGGAGATAACCGGCGGCATCGAGGCCGCCATCGAGAACGGCCTCCCCGCGCCGCACGCGATTCGACGGGCGTTCGAGGACCCCATCGCCCGCTTCGAGAACTTGGAGGGGTCGATGGCGGAGCGGGCGGACGACCTCCGCGACGTGCGCGACCGACTGCTTCGACTCGTGACGGACGGCGACCGTACCGACCTCGGCGACCTTCCCAACGGCTCGATTCTCGTCGCCGAACGACTCACGCCGAGCGACACGGCACAGCTCGACCCCGACGTACTCGCCGGATTCGCAACCATCTTCGGCGGTCGAACGTCGCACGCCGCGATTTTCGCCCGGTCGCTCGGCATTCCCGCCGTGGTCGGCGTCGGCGATGAACTCGCCCAAGTCGGCGACGGGCGGGAACTGCTGGTTGACGGCGAGGACGGAACGGTCGTCATCGACCCCGACGACGACGCCCGGAGTCGGATTTCGGACGCGGAGGCGTCCGTCGTCGCAGAGCACGTCTCGACGGCGGACGGACGCGAAATCGAAGTCGCGGCGAACGTCGGGACGCTCGCGGAACTCGACGCGGCCGCGGAGCAGGGAGCCGACGGCATCGGTCTCTTTCGAACCGAGTTCCTGTTCCTCGACCGCGACGCTCCCCCGGACGAGCAAGAGCAGTACGAAGCCTACACCGCGGCGCTGACCGCGTTTCCCGGCGAGCGGGTCGTCGTCCGAACGCTCGACGTCGGCGGCGACAAACCCATCCCGTACCTCGACGCGCACGCCGAGGAGAACCCCTTCCTCGGCGTGCGCGGGATTCGACGCTCGCTCGCTTCCGATTCGAACCTGTTCGACACCCAGTTGCGCGCCCTGCTCCGGGCCGCCGGTGACGACGAGGACGCGGACGGCTCCCTCGCCGTGATGTTCCCCCTCGTCGCCACCGTCGAGGAACTGGACGCCGCGCTTTCCCGCGTCGAATCCGTCGCCGAGGAACTGGCCGCCGAGGGCATCGACTACGCGATTCCCGAACTCGGCGTGATGATAGAGACGCCGGGGTCCGTGTTCGCGGCCGAAGCCCTCGCAAAACGGGTGTCGTTCCTCAGCATCGGCACGAACGACCTCACGCAGTACGTGATGGCCGCATCGCGTGAGAACGACCGGACCGCGGATCTCCACGACCCGCTGTACCCCGCCGTCCTCCGCGCTATTCGCCGGACGGTGACGGCGGGCCACGACGGAGACGCGTGGGTCGGCATGTGCGGCGAGATGGCCGGCGACCCCGACCTGACGGAACTGCTCGTCGGCTTGGGACTGGACGAGTTGAGCATGAGCGCCATCACGGTTCCCGACGTGAAGGCGAACGTCCGCGAGGTCGATGCCGACGACGCGCGCGAGCACGCCGAACGAATCCTCGACGCCGAAACGCGGGCGGAAGTCCGTCGGCTGCTCTCGGCTGAGAGTTCGGCGTAA
- a CDS encoding HPr family phosphocarrier protein, translating to MERTVTIVPEAGLHARPAARFVTTANEFDADCTVSLVDGDPVDARSMLSVTTLNARKDDDVHLVAEGDDAEEALDALADVLTTPEDEES from the coding sequence ATGGAACGTACCGTCACCATCGTCCCGGAGGCCGGACTGCACGCCCGACCAGCCGCGCGGTTCGTCACGACCGCGAACGAGTTCGACGCCGACTGTACCGTCTCTCTCGTGGACGGCGACCCGGTGGATGCCCGAAGCATGTTGTCGGTTACGACGCTCAACGCGCGGAAGGACGACGACGTTCACCTCGTCGCGGAGGGCGACGACGCCGAGGAGGCCCTCGACGCGCTGGCGGACGTTCTCACGACCCCGGAGGACGAAGAATCGTGA
- a CDS encoding MIP/aquaporin family protein, with translation MTSDAETEDVEAVSGDSEIPTDGGEVATDGGEMEEYWGAKYVNELVGTFILILLGDGAVVVSVLTGGFDLFGVAVLWGFAVMFAVYWVGGVSEGHINPAVTIANAVWRDFPWKHVPGYIVSQIVGAFLAAGTLLVTWSGYYQQFSQANNVVRGQPGSSITGMTLWTFFPNPAFAGVKVGDFNTLKEAAFLVSFPQAFFSEVVITAILVGVIFALVDDDNPMGTRASPGIAAFLIGLTVAALVQYEAPISMAALNPARDLGPRILGYLAGWGSVAFPGPRGGWWLPSVSTIVGGIIGGGLYDFLTRRYVIRLEAEDIEPEEPAVHDEEQERPAGGS, from the coding sequence ATGACGAGCGACGCGGAAACCGAGGACGTCGAGGCCGTTTCCGGCGATAGTGAAATCCCCACCGACGGCGGAGAAGTCGCCACCGACGGCGGAGAGATGGAGGAATATTGGGGTGCGAAGTACGTCAACGAACTCGTCGGCACGTTCATCCTCATCCTCCTCGGCGACGGTGCGGTCGTCGTCTCGGTGTTGACGGGCGGATTCGACCTGTTCGGCGTGGCCGTCCTGTGGGGATTCGCCGTGATGTTCGCCGTCTACTGGGTCGGCGGCGTCTCGGAGGGTCACATCAACCCCGCGGTGACGATTGCGAACGCCGTTTGGCGCGACTTCCCGTGGAAGCACGTTCCGGGCTACATCGTCTCCCAAATCGTGGGGGCGTTTCTGGCGGCCGGAACCCTGCTCGTCACGTGGTCGGGCTACTACCAGCAGTTCAGTCAGGCGAACAACGTCGTCCGCGGCCAGCCCGGCAGTTCGATAACGGGGATGACCCTCTGGACGTTCTTCCCGAATCCGGCGTTCGCGGGCGTGAAGGTTGGCGACTTCAACACGCTGAAGGAAGCCGCCTTCCTCGTCTCGTTCCCGCAAGCGTTCTTCAGCGAGGTGGTCATCACGGCCATCCTCGTCGGCGTCATCTTCGCGCTGGTGGACGACGACAATCCGATGGGAACGCGGGCGTCGCCCGGCATCGCGGCGTTCCTCATCGGGCTGACCGTCGCAGCGCTCGTCCAGTACGAAGCGCCCATCAGCATGGCGGCGTTGAACCCCGCCCGCGACCTCGGTCCGCGGATTCTGGGCTATCTCGCCGGGTGGGGGAGCGTCGCCTTCCCCGGACCGCGCGGCGGCTGGTGGCTCCCGTCCGTCTCGACCATCGTCGGCGGCATCATCGGCGGCGGCCTCTACGACTTCCTGACGCGTCGGTACGTCATCAGGCTGGAAGCCGAGGATATAGAACCGGAGGAACCGGCGGTCCACGACGAGGAACAGGAACGCCCGGCGGGAGGGAGCTAG